A genomic segment from Gadus morhua chromosome 4, gadMor3.0, whole genome shotgun sequence encodes:
- the LOC115542679 gene encoding E3 ubiquitin-protein ligase TRIM47-like isoform X2, with protein sequence MEMNQQELADTLRGGMVSATTSGSEENFSCPICLDVFNSPVSTPCGHNFCRTCITKFWDDKDQYKCPVCNELFHTRPDIQDNTLLSEMVDQFRRSVRVKEQPCVEPEVPCDICTGTQLKAVKSCLVCFISYCQTHLEPHQRVTVLKRHELVEPMDRLEEKMCKKHNQPLELFCQTEQVCVCQLCTVTDHKSHPVVPLKEEYEVKMAQLGEIESEVQQTIQERQRKIEEIKDREERCKADAASEIAPGVQALNALKDCIVDGLENLDQMVKEKLKSTEEQVSGLVKELEQEIEDIRSEVKQLSHIEDPLHFLQTLRSLNNPPDTRDWTTVEIHCPSMITSYIDNLDRLIHTLNRSMDRVPDLESALKRCRWP encoded by the exons atggagatgaaccagcaggaactggccgacacactgAGGGGCG GAATGGTCTCTGCTACCACTTCcgggtctgaagagaacttctcatgtcccatctgtctggatgtgttcaacagcccagtctccacaccatgtggacacaacttctgcagaacctgtattacaaagttctgggatgacaAAGACCAGTACAAATGTCCAGTTTGCAACGAGCTCTTTCACACACGACCTGATATACAGGAcaataccctcttatcagagaTGGTTGATCAGTTTAGAAGGTCTGTaagagtaaaagagcagccttgtgttgaacctgaagttccctgtgacatctgtactgggacccagctgaaggccgtgaagtcctgcctagtgtgttttatctcatactgccaaacccacctggagccacatcagagagtcacaGTTTTGAAGCGCCATgagctggtcgagcctatggaccgtctggaagagaagatgtgtaagaaacacaaccaacctctggagctcttctgccagactgaacaggtgtgtgtgtgtcagttatgCACGGTGacggaccacaagtcccatcctgttgtacctctgaaggaggaatatgaagtgaagatggcccagctgggCGAGATCGAGTCTGAAGTTCAGCAGAcgatccaggagagacaacgAAAGATTGAGGAGATCAAGGATAGAGAGGAACGCTGCAAAGCAGACGCGGCCAGTGAGATCGCCCCTGGTGTCCAGGCCCTCAATGCCCTGAAGGACTGCATTGTAGATGGCCTGGAAAACCTAGACCAGATGGTTAAAGAGAAACTAAAATCCACAGAAGAACAAGTTTCAGGCCTagtcaaagagctggagcaggaaatagaagatataaggtcagaggtgaagcagctctcacacattGAAGaccccctccacttcctccagacgtTGAGATCCCTGAATAATCCTCCAgacaccagggactggacgacggtggagATCCACTGTCCGTCAATGATAACGTCCTACATAGACAACCTGGACAGGCTGATTCACACACTGAACAGGAGCATGGATAGAGTGCCTGACCTGGAGTCAGCTCTAAAGAGATGTAG ATGGCCGTAG
- the LOC115542965 gene encoding E3 ubiquitin-protein ligase TRIM47-like, with translation MVSATTSGSEENFSCPICLDVFNSPVSTPCGHNYCRTCITTFWDDKVQYKCPVCNELFHTQPDIQDNTLLSEMVDQFRRSVRVKEQPCVEPEVPCDICTGTQLKAVKSCLVCFISYCQTHLEPHQRVTVVKRHELVEPMDRLEEKMCKKHNQPLELFCQTEQVCVCQLCTVTDHKSHPVVPLKEEYEVKTAQLGEIESEVQQTIQERQRKIEEIKDREERCKADAADQIASGVRALNALKDRIVDGLENLDQMVKQELESTEEQVSGLVKELEQEIEDIRSEMKQLSHIEDPLHFLQTLRTLNNRQATRVWTTVEIHCPSMITSYLDNLMGLKKTLNRYMDGVPDTESVLKRYARRLTLGCVT, from the exons ATGGTCTCTGCTACCACTTCtgggtctgaagagaacttctcatgtcccatctgtctggatgtgttcaacagcccagtctccacaccatgtggacacaactactgcagaacctgtattacaacaTTCTGGGATGACAaagtccagtacaaatgtccaGTTTGCAACGAGCTCTTTCACACACAACCTGATATACAGGAcaataccctcttatcagagaTGGTTGATCAGTTTAGAAGGTctgtacgagtaaaagagcagccttgtgttgaacctgaagttccctgtgacatctgtactgggacccagctgaaggccgtgaagtcctgcctagtgtgttttatctcttactgccaaacccacctggagccacatcagagagtcactGTTGTGAAGCGCCATgagctggtcgagcctatggaccgtctggaagagaagatgtgtaagaaacacaaccaacctctggagctcttctgccagactgaacaggtgtgtgtgtgtcagttatgCACAGTGacggaccacaagtcccatcctgttgtacctctgaaggaggaatatgaagtgaagacggcccagctgggcgAGATAGAGTCTGAAGTTCAGCAGAcgatccaggagagacaacgAAAGATTGAGGAGATCAAGGATAGAGAGGAACGCTGCAAAGCAGACGCGGCCGATCAGATCGCCTCTGGTGTCCGGGCCCTCAATGCCCTGAAGGACCGCATTGTAGATGGCCTGGAAAACCTAGACCAGATGGTTAAACAGGAACTAGAATCCACAGAAGAACAAGTTTCAGGCCTagtcaaagagctggagcaggaaatagaagatatAAGGTCAGAgatgaagcagctctcacacattGAAGaccccctccacttcctccagacgtTGAGAACCCTGAATAATCGTCAAGCCACCAGGGTCTGGACAACGGTGGAGATCCACTGTCCGTCAATGATAACGTCCTACCTAGATAACCTGATGGGGCTGAAGAAAACGCTGAACAGATACATGGATGGAGTGCCTGACACAGAGTCAGTTCTAAAGAGAT ATGCCCGTCGCcttact CTGGGCTGTGTAACTTAG
- the LOC115542679 gene encoding E3 ubiquitin-protein ligase TRIM39-like isoform X1 — MEMNQQELADTLRGGMVSATTSGSEENFSCPICLDVFNSPVSTPCGHNFCRTCITKFWDDKDQYKCPVCNELFHTRPDIQDNTLLSEMVDQFRRSVRVKEQPCVEPEVPCDICTGTQLKAVKSCLVCFISYCQTHLEPHQRVTVLKRHELVEPMDRLEEKMCKKHNQPLELFCQTEQVCVCQLCTVTDHKSHPVVPLKEEYEVKMAQLGEIESEVQQTIQERQRKIEEIKDREERCKADAASEIAPGVQALNALKDCIVDGLENLDQMVKEKLKSTEEQVSGLVKELEQEIEDIRSEVKQLSHIEDPLHFLQTLRSLNNPPDTRDWTTVEIHCPSMITSYIDNLDRLIHTLNRSMDRVPDLESALKRYGRRLTLDGYTAHKELSLSQYNRTVTMDKRNRSYFDHPKKFDSLHQVLCREGLTGRCYWEVEWERSVEIGVTYRGIPRKGNEGGLARHNQAWCLYCRRDRYTACHNNKTRTYIRPDGSTRVGVYLDRPAGTLSFYRVSPDGEDSSDTLKHIHTFQSTFTEELYPAFGMCGYDSSVKLC; from the exons atggagatgaaccagcaggaactggccgacacactgAGGGGCG GAATGGTCTCTGCTACCACTTCcgggtctgaagagaacttctcatgtcccatctgtctggatgtgttcaacagcccagtctccacaccatgtggacacaacttctgcagaacctgtattacaaagttctgggatgacaAAGACCAGTACAAATGTCCAGTTTGCAACGAGCTCTTTCACACACGACCTGATATACAGGAcaataccctcttatcagagaTGGTTGATCAGTTTAGAAGGTCTGTaagagtaaaagagcagccttgtgttgaacctgaagttccctgtgacatctgtactgggacccagctgaaggccgtgaagtcctgcctagtgtgttttatctcatactgccaaacccacctggagccacatcagagagtcacaGTTTTGAAGCGCCATgagctggtcgagcctatggaccgtctggaagagaagatgtgtaagaaacacaaccaacctctggagctcttctgccagactgaacaggtgtgtgtgtgtcagttatgCACGGTGacggaccacaagtcccatcctgttgtacctctgaaggaggaatatgaagtgaagatggcccagctgggCGAGATCGAGTCTGAAGTTCAGCAGAcgatccaggagagacaacgAAAGATTGAGGAGATCAAGGATAGAGAGGAACGCTGCAAAGCAGACGCGGCCAGTGAGATCGCCCCTGGTGTCCAGGCCCTCAATGCCCTGAAGGACTGCATTGTAGATGGCCTGGAAAACCTAGACCAGATGGTTAAAGAGAAACTAAAATCCACAGAAGAACAAGTTTCAGGCCTagtcaaagagctggagcaggaaatagaagatataaggtcagaggtgaagcagctctcacacattGAAGaccccctccacttcctccagacgtTGAGATCCCTGAATAATCCTCCAgacaccagggactggacgacggtggagATCCACTGTCCGTCAATGATAACGTCCTACATAGACAACCTGGACAGGCTGATTCACACACTGAACAGGAGCATGGATAGAGTGCCTGACCTGGAGTCAGCTCTAAAGAGAT ATGGCCGTAGACTTACACTGGATGGATACACAGCCCACAAAGAACTCTCTTTGTCTCAGTACAACAGAACGGTGACAATGGATAAAAGGAATCGTTCGTATTTTGATCACCCAAAGAAATTCGACTCCTTGcaccaggtgttgtgtagagagggtctgactggccgctgttactgggaggtagagtgggaaagAAGTGttgagataggagtgacatacagaggaatcccAAGGAAAGGAAATGAAGGGGGTCTTGCACGGCACAACCAGGCCTGGTGTCTTTATTGTCGGAGAGATCGTTACACCGCCTGTCACAACAATAAGACACGCACATATATCCGCCCCgatggctccaccagagtaggagtgtatctggaccggcctgctggcactctgtccttctacagagtgtccccagatgGGGAAGattcctcagacacactgaaacacatccacaccttccagtccaCATTCACAGAGGAACTCTATCCTGCGTTTGGAATGTGTGGGTATGATTCCTCAGTGAAGCTGTGTTAG